From the Gadus chalcogrammus isolate NIFS_2021 chromosome 15, NIFS_Gcha_1.0, whole genome shotgun sequence genome, one window contains:
- the ankrd2 gene encoding ankyrin repeat domain-containing protein 2 has protein sequence MMGGVLMSSRGTPCMAAHTSRHALSRSLMEASFVLFTQAEARRIPADLLQEMMNLGSETPAGRSRRRWSVKRTSPWASVPMPVFGPVDTEDFLSAAIQGRQPVVEKYLSDDGNPNACDRLGRTALHRASMGGHLAVVCSLLDRGADVQSTDRLGSRPVHWACRGGRVEVVRALTERGGDLDARDKLHSTPLHVATRTGHGDIVEYLLSCGVRVNCRDREGDTALHDAVRLHRGAIVKLLIAAGADTQIRNHEGLTALEQVKQWHSDTMEIRQRVEQLREAGQQASDGREAGEH, from the exons ATGATGGGAGGGGTTCTGATGAGCTCCCGGGGGACCCCCTGCATGGCTGCTCATACGTCACGTCACGCCCTCAGCAGGTCCCTGATGGAGGCGTCATTTGTACTTTTCACCCAGGCCGAGGCGAGGAGGATCCCCGCCGACCTTCTCCAGGAGATGATGAACCTGGGCTCAGAGACCCCAGCGGGACGTTCCAGAAGGAGGTGGTCCGTGAAGAGGACCTCCCCATGGGCGTCCGTGCCGATGCCTGTG tttGGACCAGTGGACACGGAGGACTTCCTGAGTGCAGCCATTCAGGGCAGACAGCCGGTGGTGGAGAAGTACCTGAGCGACGACGGGAACCCCAACGCATGCGACAGG ctgGGGAGGACAGCCCTGCATCGAGCCTCCATGGGGGGGCACCTCGCGGTGGTCTGCAGTCTCCTGGACCGAGGGGCGGACGTCCAGAGCACGGACCGG CTGGGCTCGCGGCCCGTCCACTGGGCCTGCCGCGGGGGCCGGGTGGAGGTCGTCAGGGCTCTGACGGAGCGCGGGGGGGACCTGGACGCCCGGGACAAG TTGCACAGCACTCCTCTGCACGTGGCCACCAGGACGGGCCATGGTGACATCGTGGAGTACCTGCTCTCCTGCGGTGTCAGAGTCAACTGCAGGGACCGG GAGGGGGACACTGCCCTGCATGACGCAGTGCGTCTTCATAGAGGCGCCATCGTGAAGCTGCTCATCGCTGCCGGGGCGGACACCCAGATCAggaaccat GAGGGCCTGACAGCGTTGGAGCAGGTGAAGCAGTGGCACTCGGACACCATGGAGATCCGGCAGAGAGTGGAGCAGCTGAGAGAGGCGGGCCAACAGGCTTCTGACGGCAGGGAGGCTGGAGAGCACTGA
- the morn4 gene encoding MORN repeat-containing protein 4, whose translation MTLTRGPFTYASGEEYHGEWKEGRRHGIGQLKFQDGSCFTGQFQNGLFHGSGVLLFTDGSRYEGEFAQGKFQGTGVFGRYDGMMFEGEFKSGRVEGYGLLTFPDGAHGVPRNEGLFKNHKLQKREKCPGVVQRAKASAGTARSLAL comes from the exons ATGACTCTGACCAGGGGACCCTTCACCTACGCCAGTGGGGAAGAGTATCATGGAGAGTGGAAGGAAG GTCGGAGGCACGGCATTGGCCAGCTCAAGTTCCAGGATGGGAGCTGCTTCACGGGCCAGTTTCAGAATGGACTCTTTCACGGTTCTGGCGTTCTGCTGTTTACAGACGGATCAAG ATATGAAGGAGAATTTGCCCAGGGAAAGTTCCAAGGCACAGGAGTCTTCGGTCGCTATGATGGCATGATGTTTGAGGGGGAATTCAAAAGCGGACGTGTTGAAGGATACG GGCTGCTGACCTTCCCAGACGGGGCTCACGGTGTACCGCGGAACGAGGGTCTGTTCAAGAACCACAAGCTCCAGAAGAGGGAGAAGTGTCCCGGGGTGGTTCAGAGAGCCAAGGCCTCAGCCGGCACTGCCCGCAGCCTGGCACTATGA
- the LOC130405114 gene encoding ligand-dependent corepressor-like yields the protein MASLCKRQQCTVERRGFRQELDSWRHKLIHCVGFESILEGLFGQGLVEDLKLFKACEPEAVSDWSFDENCLFCCLKRDKVKEHLVCLSNEGLEETVKPLLLNDQTKINRLEQQAEEFLNAVLCRKDVPSFSDPHIPVVAREIMQRMIRQFAAEYTSKTSTSQDPLPDRQPCSVQSLPRPPSYPPVPPCTSPSGAPPAAAAAHNQNPVLSKLLMADQEAPLDLTVKKPKAEPTEQDGVLDLSLRKNRYSSRPVPSPYTSASTPTVKGRSLRADGRVGLFMRRLQEGRRDNVGRSAYYKPFHRLAYSLHIKEEVGLAQESDPESPPSQNHGSRSPALAADRSPPALYSNTHFGALLKLRASRPSSEHLKDLPRLLEASGLWPRPLGAAGEPLLQDGFGEPGLAASHLTSFDLKIPQVRGLSTGKEPPWCSLENGLGKALASEPLCKDRGEVRPLPGAEKDYWHYEAHQPGAGGGCGALDSESDLSSKQPRKKRGRYRQYNTELLEEAIVVVMGGKMSVSKAQSVYGIPHSTLEYKVKERLGTLKHPPKKKLRLMSQAEDALDSHEGRGDSPEARGDPQDPPGGRGDPQEARDAASQQDCPPMEDGTPVHSSGLTPDEYGTMKPKGPDDDEDEYSTMKPKGPDEDEYSTMKPKGPDDDDEDDVDDELL from the exons ATGGCGAGTCTGTGCAAGAGGCAGCAATGCACTGTCGAGAGGCGCGGCTTTCGGCAGGAACTTGACTCGTGGCGACATAAACTCATTCACTGTGTAG GTTTTGAGAGTATTCTGGAGGGTCTCTTTGGTCAAGGCCTTGTAGAAGACCTCAAATTGTTCAAAG CCTGTGAGCCCGAAGCAGTGTCTGATTGGTCGTTTGATGAGAACTGTCTCTTCTGCTGCCTCAAGAGGGATAAAGTAAAG GAACATCTTGTATGCCTCAGCAACGAAGGGCTTGAAGAAACAGTGAAGCCGCTGCTGCTCAACGACCAGACCAAAATCAACAGACTAGAGCAGCAGGCTGAAGAGTTCCTCAATGCAGTCCTTTGCAGAAAAG ATGTTCCGAGCTTCTCCGACCCGCACATCCCCGTGGTAGCCCGGGAGATCATGCAGAGGATGATCCGCCAGTTCGCCGCCGAATATACCTCAAAGACCAGCACTTCTCAGGACCCCCTCCCGGACCGGCAGCCCTGCTCGGTCCAAAGCCTGCCCCGCCCGCCCTCCTACCCCCCCGTGCCCCCCTGCACCAGCCCGTCGGGCGCccccccggccgccgccgccgcgcacaACCAGAACCCCGTCCTCAGCAAGCTGCTCATGGCCGACCAGGAAGCCCCCCTGGACCTCACCGTCAAGAAGCCCAAGGCCGAGCCCACGGAACAAG ACGGGGTCCTTGACTTGTCTCTCAGAAAGAACCGCTACAGCAGCCGCCCTGTCCCCAGCCCGTACACGTCCGCAAGCACTCCAACAGTCAAGGG GCGATCGTTGAGAGCGGACGGACGAGTCGGGCTGTTTATGAGGAGGCtacaggaggggaggagggacaaTGTCGGCCGCTCCGCCTATTATAAGCCTTTCCATCGTCTTGCGTATTCGCTGCACATCAAAGAGGAGGTTGGTCTGGCTCAGGAGAGTGACCCCGAGTCACCTCCCAGCCAGAACCACGGCTCTCGGAGCCCCGCCCTCGCGGCCGATCGCTCGCCGCCAGCGCTCTACTCTAACACTCATTTCGGAGCCCTGCTCAAACTGCGGGCCAGCCGCCCGTCCAGCGAGCACCTCAAAGACCTGCCCCGGCTGCTGGAGGCCAGCGGGCTGTGGCCCAGGCCGCTGGGCGCCGCAGGGGAGCCCCTCCTGCAGGACGGCTTCGGGGAGCCGGGCCTCGCCGCGTCCCATTTGACCTCCTTCGACCTCAAGATTCCTCAGGTGCGCGGTCTGTCGACGGGCAAAGAGCCGCCGTGGTGTTCCCTGGAGAACGGCCTGGGGAAGGCTCTCGCCTCGGAGCCGCTCTGTAAGGACCGAGGCGAGGTCCGTCCTCTCCCAGGGGCAGAGAAGGACTACTGGCACTACGAAGCCCACCAGCCGGGCGCCGGGGGGGGCTGTGGCGCGCTGGACTCTGAGTCAGACCTCAGCTCCAAGCAGCCCAGGAAGAAGAGGGGTCGCTACCGGCAGTACAACacggagctgctggaggaggccaTCGTGGTGGTGATGGGCGGCAAGATGAGCGTGTCCAAAGCCCAGTCGGTGTACGGCATCCCCCACAGCACCCTGGAGTACAAGGTCAAGGAGCGCCTGGGCACGCTGAAGCACCCCCCCAAGAAGAAGCTGAGGCTGATGAGCCAGGCGGAGGACGCCCTGGACTCCCACGAGGGCAGAGGGGACTCCCCCGAGGCCAGAGgggacccccaggacccccccggGGGCAGAGGGGACCCCCAGGAAGCCCGGGACGCTGCCTCCCAGCAGGACTGTCCTCCCATGGAGGACGGGACTCCGGTTCACAGTTCAGGGCTCACTCCAGATGAGTATGGTACCATGAAACCAAAAGgtcctgatgatgatgaagatgagtaTAGTACCATGAAACCAAAAGGTCCTGATGAAGATGAGTATAGTACCATGAAACCAAAAGgtcctgatgatgatgatgaagatgatgttgACGATGAGTTGTTGTAA
- the wu:fc17b08 gene encoding mucin-17, translated as MYCCSRFVLAPNSQYFLILFFFSESSEIQISKAKELQSTSTLEQFMAKLCLHHQQQIVDALGFLQTEVKALASQAPCNNSEKQENAPSVMTSSLGTCEKSSSELRLPNVSTHDAKGMSLVISGTPTTSTSKEVPGEVISLKSINPDPPLDLNALGLRSATPLVNSTQNTADSENNRDHVPLKMKIMKTNKLADGKKLSCVLTTSLLTQTDTVADRQANSGCNPSNKSVSQSARLSSPVKRHSQPAHLNRDGQLDSLGKTKDTSSKLFSPHKTSNTHHTPDTPRTARKTIRDSPDHRPRNSGSRVVIDPDLGHCDIVYINKPITECLREQHGHLPPRRNARKSTRGHMYVEEMWELKTVRTLAGRNGRRSCPNPMPEIVTSVTPKQALIKPDGVPPVDMIFVGSRGETCQQMPTEQSDVREMPETGHTEVGATQLDLVVETSQTDQRKINKPAASQSPLTASTENGDKEAADVVQEATANSMHATESDLSKEKALSKESQLPEESDLPEEGDHEEFDLPEDIDLAEVQMLPKPVEELQMVNEVLNKLTEQQIPECTMGEDAEPVLSESILSEQQQIDTLPSVAEADEEVVRESSGNIEGEQTLEPKLEATKLSDNLVAGLNSTAAPAEKISKEQQRKVIAQIKSDVKHSVSGDEDEEYDVSTKSLQSLLKELPPWRRKKGAVIPLPKRVKETQGVIVGYVNGRPIAASDRSLRRRSSSAPPTPTKATETPSPSVSEHSPRAKHIPETIAAITSEDSSVVPQETEQVPAVPLTPVKRYKRLSKFAIKRRKRRSKAKVEHEQQQTDVPVVPENASDHLADEPVGIPEHTPSQLPLCSANQPPETTESPITQSAVTSSSPTPSSPDSIRSADVVQPLPELPDTSASSPLVVSPPSPMGSALPVASEQSQKCTDSESPVESSIACGDSAATSAEEIQETTMENVLLTKQKEPRSEEVVDGKAEKPNVCHLVSSLLESQSGISEDLQMQTIPLAIEKTLQKDEAGESEEKPNGCLLVDEPSLEDSNTPSVVEKPARMPLRNESSKAETANQSLSPQPAEDRKLALRSQRTATASTSAIGVGGRQKQRASPIRRKSMMMSGSLLQPGPATPFVLQPRDPPKQAVHKLFETLNGEDNHHIINNLNIKFDRMQKGWIQMDKEGQPATKYRNRSDRQAAIWKSKRRTRKPKSSEQHKYSPVQMLFMKNFNLTSICQWYLESTETKSLVIIKKINTRLPSETQLCFHSSCTSSSQGVFPSLQAERLKKHLKKFAIASPIKNNAKGQKLIAKALEQESIRAKDRKELPTANQALTRPISAPAKGQVPIAEPHKVSGKSKNPTSARILRKYSNIREKMQVQQTSIGLKEATKSLKCSTLKMLTPSQSDPKPDLKSPLKKQKLTLPAAAQTRVYKPTASNAKANPGRKSTEKPSAPERTAKNSASSRAPRDPAKETVSPQRCSQRLGSPKTTSTSKVISNKNQLETKKKDVEKSPLVKQSSSKSQTKEPAPKGVSEGETVEAVVETPQQMDLKPPVSPDQVLTRSQRKMDAINVSPALDNPSKSRKGRPPASVSKNNTDAVVTRRGTLKSVGKKGLVTSPSRSVRKATKRSSETLETPVKRTRMSAKIKDCTP; from the coding sequence ATGTATTGCTGCTCAAGATTTGTGCTTGCACCCAATTCACAGTATTttctcattttgttttttttcagtgagTCTTCTGAAATACAGATTTCAAAGGCGAAGGAGCTGCAGTCCACGTCAACGCTGGAGCAGTTCATGGCCAAACTCTGCCTTCACCATCAACAGCAGATAGTGGATGCCCTTGGCTTTCTCCAGACTGAAGTCAAGGCATTGGCATCGCAAGCTCCTTGCAATAACTCGGAGAAGCAGGAAAACGCCCCTTCCGTCATGACATCAAGCCTTGGCACCTGTGAGAAATCTAGCTCAGAACTAAGGCTTCCTAATGTATCCACTCATGATGCAAAAGGTATGTCTCTAGTTATTTCTGGTActccaacaacatcaacaagtaAGGAAGTTCCAGGGGAAGTGATATCGCTAAAATCCATTAATCCCGACCCACCTTTAGATCTTAACGCATTGGGTTTGAGAAGTGCCACACCTCTAGTCAATTCCACTCAAAATACAGCGGACTCTGAAAACAACCGGGATCATGTTCCTCTCAAAATGAAGATAATGAAGACCAACAAACTTGCAGATGGGAAGAAGTTATCATGTGTGCTCACCACTTCTCTTCTAACACAGACCGACACTGTTGCAGACAGGCAGGCTAATTCCGGCTGCAACCCCTCCAACAAATCGGTCTCTCAGAGTGCTAGACTCAGCTCCCCTGTGAAGAGGCACAGCCAGCCTGCTCACCTGAACCGAGATGGACAGCTGGACTCTCTTGGAAAAACCAAAGACACATCGTCCAAATTATTTTCCCCTCATAAAACCTCAAATACACATCACACGCCAGACACCCCTCGGACTGCCAGAAAGACCATCCGGGACTCCCCTGACCACAGGCCGAGGAACTCCGGTTCTAGGGTTGTAATAGACCCAGACCTCGGACATTGTGACATTGTGTATATCAACAAACCGATTACAGAGTGTTTGAGGGAACAGCATGGACACTTACCACCAAGGCGCAATGCAAGGAAAAGCACCAGGGGGCACATGTACGTGGAGGAAATGTGGGAGCTTAAAACGGTCCGCACTTTGGCTGGACGGAATGGAAGGAGAAGCTGTCCTAACCCAATGCCCGAGATCGTCACGTCGGTAACCCCGAAGCAGGCGCTCATCAAGCCGGATGGGGTACCGCCCGTAGATATGATCTTTGTCGGAAGTAGGGGGGAAACTTGTCAACAAATGCCCACTGAGCAGTCTGACGTGAGAGAGATGCCAGAGACGGGACATACGGAGGTAGGGGCAACTCAATTGGATCTTGTAGTTGAAACCAGTCAGACGGAtcagagaaaaataaacaaaccgGCAGCTTCTCAATCTCCTTTGACTGCATCAACAGAGAATGGCGATAAGGAAGCTGCCGATGTAGTACAAGAGGCAACTGCAAATTCAATGCATGCCACAGAAAGTGACCTCTCAAAAGAAAAGGCCCTCTCAAAAGAAAGTCAACTTCCAGAAGAGAGTGACCTTCCAGAAGAAGGTGACCATGAAGAATTTGACTTGCCTGAAGACATTGACTTAGCGGAAGTTCAAATGCTACCTAAACCAGTTGAAGAACTACAGATGGTGAATGAGGTCTTAAATAAATTGACTGAACAACAAATACCAGAATGCACAATGGGTGAAGACGCAGAGCCAGTACTTTCAGAAAGCATTTTGTCAGAGCAGCAACAAATTGACACTTTGCCATCAGTAGCTGAAGCCGATGAGGAAGTGGTCAGGGAGAGTAGTGGGAACATAGAGGGTGAGCAAACTCTGGAGCCAAAGCTAGAGGCAACAAAGCTTTCAGACAATTTAGTTGCAGGACTTAATTCTACAGCTGCTCCAGCAGAGAAAATATCCAAGGAGCAGCAGAGAAAGGTAATTGCACAGATTAAAAGTGATGTAAAACATTCAGTATCAGGGGATGAAGATGAGGAATATGATGTTTCCACAAAGTCACTACAGTCGCTGTTGAAAGAATTGCCCCCTTGGCGCAGAAAAAAAGGGGCTGTGATTCCTCTGCCAAAAAGGGTAAAAGAAACTCAGGGCGTTATTGTAGGCTACGTAAATGGACGGCCCATAGCGGCTTCTGATAGAAGTTTGCGACGGAGATCAAGTTCTGCTCCGCCAACACCTACCAAAGCCACGGAAACACCAAGTCCTTCTGTTTCAGAACACAGTCCTCGAGCTAAACATATTCCGGAGACTATCGCAGCTATAACTTCAGAGGATAGCTCTGTCGTTCCACAAGAAACGGAACAAGTTCCTGCAGTTCCGCTGACCCCAGTTAAACGTTATAAACGGCTTTCAAAGTTTGCCATAAAACGGCGCAAGAGGAGATCAAAGGCCAAGGTCGAGcatgaacaacaacaaaccgACGTTCCTGTTGTCCCTGAAAATGCTTCTGACCATCTTGCTGATGAACCCGTTGGTATCCCTGAACACACTCCATCTCAACTGCCTCTCTGCTCAGCAAATCAGCCACCTGAAACGACTGAATCGCCGATCACTCAAAGTGCTGTAACGTCTTCCTCGCCAACCCCAAGCTCTCCTGATTCTATTCGATCTGCAGATGTTGTCCAACCTCTCCCCGAGCTCCCTGACACCTCTGCTTCATCTCCTTTGGTTGtgtctcctccttcacccatgGGCTCTGCCCTCCCTGTAGCTTCTGAACAATCCCAAAAGTGTACTGATTCTGAAAGTCCTGTTGAATCGAGTATTGCTTGTGGTGACTCAGCTGCAACAAGTGCTGAGGAAATTCAAGAAACAACAATGGAAAATGTCTTACTGACCAAACAGAAGGAACCTAGATCTGAGGAGGTTGTAGATGGTAAGGCTGAGAAACCGAATGTTTGCCATCTGGTCTCCAGTCTATTAGAAAGTCAGAGTGGCATTAGCGAGGACCTTCAAATGCAGACTATTCCCTTGGCAATTGAGAAGACTTTACAAAAAGATGAAGCGGGTGAATCGGAGGAAAAGCCTAACGGATGTTTGTTAGTGGATGAACCCTCCCTTGAGGATTCCAACACCCCCTCAGTGGTAGAGAAGCCAGCAAGGATGCCATTAAGAAATGAGAGTAGTAAGGCTGAAACGGCCAACCAGTCTTTAAGTCCACAGCCAGCTGAAGACCGGAAACTAGCTTTAAGATCGCAAAGAACGGCCACAGCTTCCACCAGTGCTATTGGCGTGGGAGGAAGACAAAAACAAAGGGCATCTCCTATTAGAAGGAAGTCAATGATGATGTCAGGTAGCTTGCTGCAGCCAGGCCCAGCAACCCCTTTTGTTTTGCAACCTCGCGATCCCCCTAAACAAGCTGTCCACAAACTCTTTGAGACTCTTAATGGGGAAGATAACCATCACATAATTAACAACTTGAATATCAAGTTTGACCGGATGCAGAAAGGATGGATCCAAATGGACAAGGAGGGACAGCCAGCAACAAAATATAGAAATagatcagacagacaggcagctaTTTGGAAAAGTAAACGTAGGACAAGAAAACCAAAATCTTCTGAGCAGCATAAATACTCACCGGTACAGATGCTTTTCATGAAAAACTTTAATCTTACCAGTATTTGTCAATGGTACCTTGAGTCAACAGAGACCAAGTCTCTCGTCATCATTAAAAAGATTAATACACGTCTTCCATCTGAAACCCAGCTCTGCTTCCACAGTTCCTGCACAAGTTCCTCCCAAGGAGTGTTCCCAAGCCTGCAGGCGGAGCGTCTGAAGAAACATCTGAAGAAGTTTGCCATTGCCTCCCCGATAAAGAACAATGCCAAGGGCCAAAAGCTCATTGCCAAGGCCCTGGAGCAAGAGTCAATCCGAGCTAAAGATAGGAAAGAACTACCCACTGCAAACCAGGCTCTAACTAGGCCAATCTCCGCACCTGCCAAAGGGCAGGTGCCGATAGCTGAACCCCATAAAGTTTCAGGTAAATCCAAGAACCCAACTAGTGCAAGGATTTTGCGAAAATATTCTAATATCAGGGAGAAAATGCAGGTACAGCAAACTAGTATTGGGCTAAAAGAGGCAACCAAAAGCTTAAAATGCAGTACATTGAAAATGTTGACCCCATCACAATCTGACCCCAAGCCTGATCTTAAATCACCTCTCAAGAAACAGAAATTGACCCTGCCTGCAGCTGCTCAAACAAGAGTGTATAAGCCAACCGCTAGTAATGCCAAGGCAAATCCTGGTAGGAAATCTACTGAAAAGCCCAGTGCCCCCGAGAGAACCGCCAAGAATTCGGCCAGCAGTAGAGCACCAAGGGATCCGGCGAAAGAAACCGTTTCACCACAAAGATGTTCTCAAAGGCTAGGAAGCCCTAAAACAACATCTACAAGCAAAGTTATCTCGAACAAAAACCAGttagaaacaaagaaaaaagatGTGGAAAAGTCTCCTTTGGTTAAGCAAAGTAGTTCAAAATCCCAGACAAAGGAGCCTGCACCAAAAGGTGTTTCAGAAGGTGAAACTGTTGAGGCTGTGGTCGAAACTCCACAGCAAATGGACTTGAAGCCTCCAGTCTCCCCTGATCAGGTCTTGACAAGGTCCCAGAGAAAGATGGATGCTATAAACGTGAGCCCCGCTTTGGATAATCCATCAAAGTCAAGAAAAGGTCGGCCGCCTGCATCTGTTTCCAAGAATAATACAGATGCCGTGGTTACAAGGAGAGGCACTCTAAAATCAGTTGGTAAAAAAGGTCTTGTGACTTCACCATCACGCAGTGTAAGAAAAGCCACAAAAAGATCCTCTGAAACTTTGGAGACCCCTGTGAAGCGCACAAGGATGTCCGCTAAAATAAAAGACTGTACCCCCTAA